A genome region from Plasmodium vivax chromosome 11, whole genome shotgun sequence includes the following:
- a CDS encoding hypothetical protein, conserved (encoded by transcript PVX_115025A), protein MMLNYLFYSSAPKYENKIEKKKKDDMSSLQSCIENASITLILVGSIVVAISLLMSTFFADSLRSSSVYKLFCLTSGLWLVIIIAQVLTFLFSSTIFQNSTHLFLNDQKGSAAHKWNPLSTGLFLTNVVTFSCVSLLSFCGIFSYVVSTFSGTNGRMLATTIFSFSLNLVFLAFQFLYILLRIHKIKGIKFSKYLPFFLPGFSCMLESIAMNVKHKMRQSLLDKKSKRGTHKKKLEDHVMHQDENIFLIN, encoded by the exons ATGATGCTGAATTACTTGTTCTACAGCTCCGCCCCCAAGtatgaaaacaaaattgaaaagaaaaaaaaagatgacaTGAGCTCTCTGCAAAGTTGCATTGAAAATGCCTCGATTACGCTCATCCTAGTTGGGTCCATAGTGGTGGCCATAAGTCTTTTGATG AGCACATTCTTCGCGGACAGTTTAAGGAGCTCAAGTGTgtacaaattattttgccTCACATCTG GACTGTGGCTCGTTATTATAATAGCGCAAGTGttaacctttttattttcctcaacCATTTTTCAAA attCCACGCATTTGTTCTTAAATGACCAAAAAGGGAGTGCAG cgcaTAAGTGGAATCCCCTCAGCACTGGCCTATTTTTAA CGAACGTCGTAACCTTCAGCTGTGTGTCCCTCTTGTCCTTTTGCG GAATATTCTCTTACGTAGTCAGTACGTTTAGTGGGACTAATGGGCGCATGTTGGCCACCACCATTTTTAGTTTTTCCCTGAATTT AGTGTTCCTGGCCTTCCAGTTCCTCTACATTCTGCTCCGGATCCACAAAATTAAGGGCATAAAGTTTAGCAaatatttgcctttttttttgcccggCTTTTCTTGC ATGCTCGAATCCATCGCAATGAATGTGAAGCATAAAATGAGACAGAGTCTGCTGGATAAGAAGTCTAAAAGGGgaacgcacaaaaaaaaacttgagGACCACGTGATGCACCAAGATG aaaatatattcttgATTAActaa
- a CDS encoding hypothetical protein, conserved (encoded by transcript PVX_115020A), translated as MKSNSQYPPKNSGSYRNNTPDNDKGVSNENAPSYPLSSNSGNMFSRGMQDRSYSPSNGAPMSQSNRGGTTNNVMKNMSKSSPINYPLNNHMLYNQHGMLYGNNGLSKNGYGSANGQPAMHNVKMATAMRKAGDNLAYDVNDPQNKPFHAMNYGNYPGNVKGRVDENVGNFPPIPYRNVIQNNNEAVLKNGLMAPDLSSNANGGTTHSISNVNNINRINTADFISRVNAPGQLNSVMGRNIGGISATPSSNGKAFPNMNSMHGSMNMYHVKNVVAGEMGSGVPDVMMMSGNKLNEGTHGNVNKGVRHVSSNLNMNLAPFGGAHGYPAMGGSNGGRNNMHFVSGMAPMGHLNGANYNVSNLKSSMGNLNRVSASGSKNVSGYPGVLSNGHKTDDVEIMQASGNSPSSAITIDSSKTKSYRKSNGKVNPNELNEAKGKGSSSVVSNTAAMSNHHRSDVLATPSQMDQQGFLVENGKSNPNQDPYSVHGSDNNFDGNANAGGAAQGTHNVGVSVSMSVSGGMSGGMNGGANEQNVNLLNGRSFLQSAGNIPGVQDKNGSSPQYDANNVQGDKAESGKTNNVVGDPKEEANSLMNNNCVSSEKTKKRKRKEKGKEQGMEQDTPPKGTKRKSKSAQNGQTTQNSSEQTMITNSDGNSLQDPASSHLDNPVANLGNGAETINDPLNNKVSKRKLKVNSAEKAKGDEKKKKKKMMELANVGSSYPSGQPNSEVGQTSEYLTQDRNGFYISSSGAHGNMNNGVMGTHGSANYLNNPVSRSPRSDYYSSFNQDRLAEAPNGSGNWGERENIKTMNGSHVNGSHVNGSHVDGAVNPNIVKGGRYNPNVSTGNTRMNDFVNEQLRENNNAQMLRDAHLSNGGQGIAHSYVGVGANKQMGENLTHMEVQRGNNEMYKKEQLPQTGQLPQDQMKVEPKFVWLFLNKEFSENKNKYAAFLPLFNSYYPSKLNELVCKLEEYSLLSYAHVMSGAHALQRKYLGGLSLTGVPTGEYATNAPNAANTANTANAAACASSGYRDGNRDGHIDNKLLNNINSNFNELIKNFSIESGPAPKAPLGEAENAGKGRRRRKSGSSAGKAKKESGTKEKRAKKGTPTENGTGAQIDSSVNAESSANVESSLNVESSGSIESSANAEDSINLESIPHVGSSVNCESSLNQDDSLNCENDSGKVANNAPIGGTTKKPRKPRTSKKNAAANGGTTQLLINEQGQMVPAGGVQGGKAANSYFFNTNGSLLSENGSDAVNLILKSNIGNTGTSRISSNNECGFVYKEKEISIGKGMPSLCDTLSYQGNSQKDENEPHKLGGTLNDMNGSGKNGKVKKYRKKKDNNNMALADRGDIPTSAMDGTYMENEKKRKKKKNDLLSINEDSISAPNGLSTFSQNGHMSMLSDLSVEVKGNENSTEQTYPNGVEASCAGDNEDLSATYLLNCIVEDYNKEMSKRKKKGIGRQPGESKKKATTKEVVKREKAERRGKNRTKKMHDEGEEKEKEVEDEDEEEKEQVEGQMERYQNGEMYPLERAGGAYADNPYGIENSSLPTRRSKQLKKLFLQQGNLLYPLMKGSPVANHSFSKNRGLNVGSAISATNAISAIKKKYKRFSFCVNKVFRKNNMNDVIALNENLNNNRELLLLFKKRDVRNLKRLNFSFFMTKLELQKIDLIIMKRIYICAQNMKNRLGFTCVINNVEKIVDLLKKAFRDRLQLMWPLIEFSSKYRLDQYFHLLTKNRNSSQSRFKDTRLFVHQNIAPLIAYFNQRTIDDKIVEHLKSQMKPKKRRRKNKNKDPFSEDKSLDFLKTMNTVTSNNFTTENLLDFETARTKASEFAFVGYNQKRLLTQITPYDYKNILNSEFCNKLFTIKWREQQALFINHLHFDMVPDNEETRRHFEKVYMRYMGYSEEKLAVKMENKETEGKPKSKNDPVEGAKSEGKPKVSRKRKTNKSNEAAEKEPKVAKPRRKYERVKPRKSKNQSGNAEADQGVQGGEAAQNGGAAHNVEGAIDASAPSDPAAKESAPKRKARKPREQKTKSKSKNAQNNDLTVFKGNPNAVIQASLDFMNPNMFT; from the exons ATGAAGTCGAACAGCCAATACCCACCCAAGAATAGCGGCAGCTACCGAAACAACACACCAGATAATGACAAAGGTGTAAGTAATGAAAATGCCCCCAGCTACCCGCTAAGCAGCAACAGTGGGAACATGTTCTCCAGGGGCATGCAGGACAGGAGTTACAGCCCATCGAATGGAGCACCGATGAGTCAAAGCAACAGAGGGGGAACTACCAACAatgttatgaaaaatatgtctAAATCTTCCCCCATTAATTATCCTTTAAATAACCACATGTTATACAACCAACATGGTATGCTCTATGGTAACAACGGCTTGAGCAAAAATGGGTATGGAAGTGCGAACGGCCAGCCAGCGATGCATAATGTCAAGATGGCAACAGCTATGCGGAAGGCAGGTGATAATTTAGCCTACGATGTAAATGACCCCCAGAACAAACCCTTTCATGCCATGAATTATGGCAATTATCCCGGTAACGTCAAAGGACGGGTTGATGAAAACGTGGGGAACTTTCCCCCAATCCCTTATCGAAAtgttatacaaaataataatgaggcggttttaaaaaatggactcATGGCACCCGACTTGAGCAGTAATGCTAATGGGGGCACCACCCACAGCATTAGCAATGTGAATAACATAAATAGAATCAACACGGCGGATTTTATTTCTCGAGTGAATGCGCCTGGCCAGTTGAATAGCGTAATGGGGAGGAACATTGGCGGGATAAGCGCTACTCCTTCTAGCAACGGTAAGGCGTTTCCAAATATGAACTCCATGCATGGCAGTATGAACATGTACCATGTGAAGAATGTTGTAGCTGGTGAGATGGGCAGCGGGGTGCCCGATGTAATGATGATGAGCGGGAATAAACTAAACGAAGGCACCCAtggaaatgtaaataaaGGCGTACGCCATGTGAGCAGTAATTTGAATATGAACCTGGCCCCGTTCGGAGGCGCCCACGGTTATCCTGCGATGGGCGGTAGCAACGGTGGTAGGAACAATATGCATTTTGTGAGCGGCATGGCCCCCATGGGCCATCTGAACGGCGCCAATTACAACGTgagcaatttaaaaagttccATGGGGAATCTCAACCGAGTTAGCGCAAGTggcagcaaaaatgtgagcgGCTACCCGGGGGTGTTGAGCAACGGCCACAAGACGGATGACGTGGAAATTATGCAAGCCAGTGGGAACAGCCCCAGCAGCGCAATAACCATTGATTCCTCCAAAACGAAGAGCTACAGAAAGAGCAATGGCAAAGTTAACCCAAACGAGCTAAATGAAGCAAAGGGTAAAGGCAGCAGCAGTGTTGTTAGTAACACAGCGGCCATGAGTAACCACCATAGAAGTGACGTGCTGGCCACTCCATCCCAGATGGACCAGCAGGGGTTCCTCGtagaaaatgggaaaagcaaTCCCAACCAGGACCCGTACAGTGTACACGGCTCGGATAACAATTTTGACGGCAACGCAAATGCAGGGGGAGCGGCTCAGGGCACACACAATGTGGGTGTGAGCGTGAGCATGAGCGTGAGCGGCGGCATGAGCGGTGGTATGAATGGCGGCGCCAATGAGCAGAATGTGAACCTCCTAAACGGTAGGAGCTTCTTGCAAAGCGCAGGAAACATCCCAGGAGTGCAAGACAAGAAtggttcttccccccagtATGACGCCAACAACGTCCAGGGAGATAAAGCAGAAAGTGGGAAAACTAACAACGTCGTAGGTGACCCAAAAGAGGAGGCGAATTCCCTGATGAATAACAACTGTGTTTCATcggagaaaacgaaaaagagaaagagaaaggaGAAAGGCAAGGAGCAGGGGATGGAACAGGACACCCCCCCCAAGGGCAccaaaaggaagagcaaaagtgcgcaaaatgggcagaCCACGCAGAATAGCTCTGAACAGACGATGATAACGAACAGTGATGGGAATTCCTTGCAGGACCCGGCGAGTAGCCACCTAGATAACCCCGTAGCCAATTTGGGGAACGGCGCAGAAACGATTAACGACCCGTTGAATAACAAAGTGTCGAAGAGAAAGCTAAAAGTGAATAGTGCGGAGAAGGCAAAaggtgacgaaaaaaaaaaaaaaaaaaaaatgatggaaTTGGCAAATGTAGGAAGTAGTTACCCATCGGGGCAACCAAACAGCGAGGTGGGCCAAACGAGTGAATATCTTACGCAGGATCGAAACGGGTTCTACATCAGTTCGAGTGGGGCCCATGGAAATATGAACAATGGTGTGATGGGCACACATGGAAGTGCTAACTATTTGAATAACCCCGTTAGCAGGTCCCCTCGGAGTGACTACTACAGCAGTTTTAATCAAGACAGATTGGCGGAAGCTCCTAACGGAAGTGGCAATTGGggtgaaagggaaaatataaaaacgatGAACGGTAGCCACGTGAACGGTAGCCATGTAAACGGTAGCCACGTAGACGGTGCAGTTAACCCTAACATTGTGAAAGGGGGTAGGTACAACCCCAACGTGTCAACTGGGAACACCAGAATGAACGATTTTGTGAATGAGCAGTTAAGAGAAAATAACAATGCGCAGATGCTACGTGATGCGCACTTGAGTAATGGTGGCCAGGGAATTGCACACAGTTACGTGGGGGTCGGAGCGAACAAACAGATGGGTGAAAATTTAACCCACATGGaggtgcaaagggggaacaacGAAATGTATAAGAAGGAGCAGCTTCCACAGACGGGGCAGCTTCCTCAGGACCAAATGAAAGTGGAACCCAAATTTGTCTGgctatttttaaacaaagaatttagcgaaaataaaaataaatatgctgCCTTCTTGCCCCTCTTTAATAGTTACTACCCCAGCAAGCTGAACGAGTTGGTTTGCAAGTTAGAGGAGTACTCGCTGCTGAGCTATGCGCACGTCATGAGTGGCGCGCACGCGCTGCAGAGGAAGTACCTGGGCGGCTTAAGCCTCACCGGGGTGCCAACTGGGGAATATGCCACGAATGCACCAAACGCGGCGAATACCGCAAATACCGCTAACGCGGCAGCTTGCGCGAGCAGTGGGTACAGAGACGGCAACAGGGACGGTCACATCGATAATAAGCTGCTCAACAACATAAATAGCAATTTTAATGAACTGATCAAAAACTTCAGCATTGAAAGTGGGCCCGCTCCGAAGGCCCCTCTTGGAGAGGCGGAGAACGCGGGGAAGGGGAGGAGGCGCAGGAAGAGTGGCAGCAGCGCTGGGAAGGCGAAGAAGGAGAGCGGCACCAAGGAGAAGCGCGCGAAGAAGGGGACGCCCACGGAGAATGGCACAGGTGCGCAAATTGACAGTAGTGTCAACGCGGAGAGCAGCGCCAACGTGGAGAGCAGCCTCAACGTGGAGAGCAGCGGCAGCATAGAAAGCAGCGCCAACGCGGAGGACAGCATCAACCTAGAAAGCATTCCCCACGTGGGGAGCAGCGTAAACTGTGAAAGTAGTCTCAACCAGGATGACAGCCTCAACTGCGAAAACGACAGCGGTAAGGTAGCCAATAATGCGCCGATCGGAGGAACTACGAAGAAGCCGAGGAAGCCAAgaacaagcaaaaaaaacgccgcCGCCAATGGTGGTACCACCCAACTGTTAATAAACGAACAAGGACAAATGGTACCTGCAGGGGGTgtgcaaggggggaaagcagcGAACAGCTATTTTTTCAACACAAATGGGTCTCTCTTGAGTGAAAACGGAAGTGATGCTGTGAACCTCATTCTGAAGAGCAACATAGGAAATACAGGGACGAGCCGAATAAGCAGCAATAACGAATGCGGCTTTgtttataaagaaaaggaaatttcAATTGGGAAAGGAATGCCCAGCTTATGTGACACCTTGAGTTACCAAGGGAACTCTCAAAAGGATGAAAATGAGCCGCACAAACTTGGTGGCACGTTAAACGATATGAACggttcaggtaaaaatggcaaagtgaaaaagtataggaaaaaaaaagataataacAATATGGCGTTAGCGGATAGAGGAGACATACCAACATCTGCAATGGACGGCACCTACAtggaaaatgagaagaaaaggaaaaaaaagaagaatgaTCTGTTGAGCATCAATGAGGATAGCATAAGTGCCCCAAATGGGCTTAGCACCTTTTCGCAGAACGGCCACATGAGCATGCTGAGCGACCTCTCCGTTGAGGTGAAAGGAAACGAAAACTCGACTGAACAGACGTATCCAAATGGTGTAGAAGCTTCGTGTGCAGGCGATAATGAGGACCTTTCGGCGACTTATCTGCTAAATTGCATCGTCGAAGATTACAATAAGGAGATGagcaagaggaagaaaaagggcaTCGGTAGGCAGCCCGGTGAGTCCAAGAAAAAGGCCACAACGAAGGAGGtggtgaagagggagaaggcgGAAcgtagggggaaaaacaggACGAAGAAGATGCACgatgagggggaagaaaaagaaaaagaagttgaagatgaagatgaagaggaaaaagaacaagTGGAAGGGCAGATGGAGAGgtaccaaaatggggaaatgtACCCCCTCGAACGTGCAGGTGGTGCCTATGCGGACAACCCGTACGGCATCGAGAATTCCAGTCTTCCCacgaggagaagcaaacagTTGAAGAAGCTTTTCCTTCAGCAAGGCAATCTGCTCTACCCGCTTATGAAGGGCTCCCCCGTTGCCAACCATAGCTTCAGTAAAAATAGGGGACTAAATGTGGGCAGTGCGATCAGTGCGACCAACGCGATCAGTGCCATTAAAAAGAAGTACAAACGGTTCAGCTTCTGCGTGAATAAGGTcttcagaaaaaataacatgaaCGACGTAATCGCCCTGAacgaaaatttaaataacaaCAGAGAGCTTCTGCTCCTTTTCAAAAAGAGAGATGTACGTAACCTAAAAAGGCTAAATTTCTCCTTCTTTATGACCAAACTGGAGCTACAAAAAATAGACCTCATTATTATGAAGAGGATATACATCTGCGCACAGAATATGAAGAACCGTTTGGGATTTACCTGCGTTATAAATaacgtggaaaaaattgtagaCCTGTTGAAGAAAGCCTTTAGAGATCGCCTGCAGCTGATGTGGCCCCTGATCGAATTTTCCAGCAAGTATAGGCTGGACCAGTACTTCCATCTGTTGACAAAGAACAGGAACAGCTCGCAGTCCAGGTTTAAGGACACCCGGTTGTTCGTGCACCAG AACATAGCCCCCTTGATCGCCTACTTCAACCAGAGGACCATTGACGATAAAATT GTGGAACACCTGAAGAGCCAAATGAAgccgaagaagaggaggaggaagaacaaGAACAAGGACCCCTTCTCGGAGGACAAATCTTTAGAC TTCCTCAAAACGATGAACACCGTCACGTCCAACAATTTCACGACGGAGAATCTGCTCGACTTTGAGACGGCGCGCACCAAGGCCAGCGAGTTTGCCTTC GTCGGCTATAACCAGAAGAGGCTCCTCACGCAGATCACCCCCTACGACTACAAGAACATTCTCAATTCTGAGTTCTGCAACAAGCTGTTCACCATAAAATGGAG gGAACAACAAGCACTGTTTATCAACCACCTGCATTTCGACATGGTCCCCGATAATGAAGAGACGAGGAGGCACTTCGAAAAGGTGTACATGAGGTACATGGGCTACAGTGAAGAGAAGTTAGCCGTCAAGatggaaaataaagaaaCGGAAGGAAAACCCAAGTCTAAGAATGACCCTGTGGAGGGGGCTAAGAGTGAGGGCAAGCCGAAGGTCTcaaggaaaagaaagacGAACAAAAGTAATGAGGCTGCTGAGAAGGAACCCAAAGTTGCTAAACCGAGGAGGAAATATGAACGGGTGAAACCTAGGAAGAGTAAAAACCAGAGTGGGAATGCAGAGGCCGACCAGGGGGTGCAgggtggggaagcggcgcagAATGGGGGAGCAGCTCATAACGTGGAAGGCGCGATTGACGCCAGTGCCCCCAGTGACCCCGCGGCCAAGGAAAGCGCACCCAAGAGAAAGGCACGAAAACCGAGAGAACAAAAAACGAAAagtaaaagcaaaaatgctCAAAATAATGACCTGACCGTTTTTAAGGGAAACCCCAATGCGGTCATTCAGGCATCTCTAGACTTCATGAATCCCAACATGTTTACCTAA
- a CDS encoding transport protein Sec24, putative (encoded by transcript PVX_115015A), with product MQPYDYNRGGNNYNSNSNNNSGGGNAGNYGNNPGNVNKPMNSPFFYNNNSGGNADMANSGGGNMKGNEGAYPPNYYHPPQAMQPGMYGMNKGNMGGPPLSDNMYGDGSNPNAYLNNQAQYRGVASQFVPVMNNNNALKPGGNVLGYDSTGGGHVNSVQPIINDSYQEFLQFNAFSHFVKSSVSYMPANTTLKQKAYVPLGFIIQPLAPIPDGYPELASVNFGNSTVVRCKKCRTYINPFVRFEAGGKKWNCNMCYHVNDTPQFYFTPLDEKGKRKDLFQRPELCTGSVEFIAPSDYMIRPPQPPVYLFLIDVTVTAVNSGLLDVVCSTIKKLLPKNSPASGNDGSGGDVSGKKPFDSRTLIGIMTFDSTVHFYNLNSNLKQTQMMVVPDIQDIFIPLPEDILVNVHECQNVIDVLLDNLPTMWRNNKMTDCCAGNALKAAIMVLKKVGGKLVFFLSSPPNIGDLTVSVNRETKEKSSSYKNIYSSGSSNNNVVDSKVKEIEMLTPFNNLYTELAQSITQYQIAVDLFACPLYNLDLATIYPLVKNSGGSLYYYPQFNVHQYSDKLREELLFALTTETAWESVMRIRISRGWKITNWYGNFQFRGVDLLALPNCHSSQNFSIIVDLEENVVQDSVVYVQSALLYTNSNGERRIRLHTYALPVTQNIKTITDSINPQVVVSLLSHQAIDICKKGKIADGRNLIQTLCSQVLSSQLLLSETARLLSIYILGMLKSVAFRDSGDVPPDLRIYHWSRVQNIPVESVEAYFYPRMFCLHNLEKHHGSYDENNAMMFPDTMSLTCENMTQDGCYIVEDGENIIMWIGRSINPQWVYAVFGVQSLEQLNSEYAENHLGTSGNPSGMQILNIINALRKIRTPSYMRLLVVKQGDPLEYKFFACLIEDRSQHMMMSLKEFLAKICK from the exons ATGCAGCCGTATGACTATAACCGAGGGGGAAACAACtacaacagcaacagcaacaacAACAGTGGCGGTGGCAATGCAGGGAATTACGGCAACAACCCGGGCAACGTAAACAAGCCCATGAATAGCCCCTTCTTTTACAACAATAACAGCGGTGGAAATGCAGACATGGCAAACAGCGGTGGTGGAAACATGAAGGGGAACGAAGGGGCCTACCCCCCAAATTACTACCACCCACCGCAAGCCATGCAACCAGGAATGTACGGAATGAATAAGGGCAATATGGGCGGTCCACCTCTAAGTGATAATATGTACGGAGATGGAAGCAACCCTAATGCGTATTTAAATAATCAGGCCCAGTACAGGGGGGTGGCAAGTCAGTTCGTGCCGGTAATGAACAATAACAACGCGTTAAAGCCAGGAGGGAATGTACTAGGGTATGACAGCACAGGAGGTGGCCATGTAAATAGCGTCCAACCGATAATCAACGATTCGTACCAggaatttttacaatttaatgccttttcccattttgttaaaagcTCGGTAAGTTACATGCCAGCCAATACGACTCTAAAGCAGAAGGCGTATGTACCGTTAGGGTTTATAATACAACCATTAGCCCCCATTCCAGATGGGTACCCAGAGTTAGCGTCTGTCAATTTTGGAAACTCCACAGTTGTaagatgtaaaaaatgcaGGACGTATATTAACCCCTTTGTGAGATTCGAAGCAggagggaagaagtggaacTGCAACATGTGTTACCATGTGAATGACACTCCtcagttttattttactcCTCTGGatgagaaaggaaaaaggaaggacCTTTTCCAGAGGCCAGAATTATGCACAGGCAGTGTGGAATTCATAGCGCCAAGTGATTACATGATAAGACCTCCCCAGCCCCCCGTTTATTTGTTCCTCATCGATGTGACGGTGACGGCGGTTAACTCGGGTCTACTCGATGTGGTGTGCAGCACAATTAAGAAGTTGCTCCCGAAGAATAGCCCCGCAAGCGGCAATGACGGTAGCGGTGGCGATGTGAGTGGCAAAAAACCGTTCGACTCGAGAACGCTAATAGGAATCATGACGTTCGATTCTACGGTGCACTTTTACAACCTGAACTCTAATTTGAAGCAAACGCAAATGATGGTGGTGCCAGACATACAGGACATCTTCATCCCCTTGCCGGAGGACATTCTGGTAAATGTGCATGAGTGTCAAAATGTGATTGACGTTTTGTTAGACAATTTACCAACCATGTGGAGGAACAACAAGATGACCGATTGTTGTGCAGGCAATGCGTTAAAAGCAGCCATTATggtgttaaaaaaagtgggggggaaacttgtatttttcctctcctctcCACCGAATATTGGCGATTTGACAGTTAGTGTTAATAGGGAGACAAAGGAGAAGAGCAGCAgctacaaaaatatttacagtTCAGGTAGTTCCAACAATAACGTGGTGGATTCGAAGGTAAAAGAAATAGAGATGTTAACTCcgtttaataatttgtacACAGAATTGGCTCAAAGCATTACGCAGTATCAGATAGCCGTTGATTTATTTGCCTGCCCTTTGTATAACCTAGATTTAGCAACCATCTACCCGTTAGTAAAGAACTCAGGAGGGTCCCTTTATTACTACCCCCAGTTTAACGTACACCAGTATAGCGACAAGCTGAGGGAGGAGCTCCTATTCGCCTTGACCACAGAAACTGCATGGGAATCAGTCATGCGTATAAGGATAAGCAGAGGATGGAAAATCACCAACTGGTATGGGAACTTCCAATTTAGGGGAGTAGATTTATTAGCCCTACCCAATTGTCACTCCAGTCAAAATTTTAGCATCATTGTAGATTTGGAAGAAAACGTCGTACAGGATTCGGTGGTCTATGTGCAGTCTGCTTTGCTATATACAAATTCGAATGGGGAAAGGAGAATAAGGCTACATACGTATGCCTTGCCTGTTACGCAGAATATCAAGACTATTACAGATTCGATTAACCCGCAGGTGGTTGTGTCTTTACTTTCCCATCAAGCTATTGACATTTGCAAGAAAGGCAAAATTGCAGATGGAAGGAACTTAATTCAGACCCTTTGCTCACAGGTGCTATCCTCTCAGTTGCTCCTTTCCGAAACGGCTAGGTTGCTGTCCATCTACATTTTAGGCATGCTCAAGTCGGTTGCATTTCGCGACAGTGGGGATGTGCCGCCCGATCTGCGAATCTATCACTGGTCCAGGGTGCAGAACATCCCGGTCGAGTCCGTGGAGGCCTACTTCTACCCCCGGATGTTCTGTTTGCACAATTTGGAGAAGCACCACGGGAGTTACGACGAGAATAACGCCATGATGTTTCCAGACACCATGAGTTTGACGTGCGAGAATATGACGCAGGACGGCTGCTACATCGTTGAGGACGGGGAGAACATCATCATGTGGATTGGCCG aagCATCAACCCGCAGTGGGTCTACGCAGTCTTCGGAGTGCAGTCCCTGGAGCAGTTAAACTCGGAATACGCGGAGAACCATTTAG GCACCAGCGGAAACCCCAGCGGCATGCAAATCCTGAACATAATTAACGCCCTGAGGAAGATACGAACTCCTTCCTACATGAGGCTGTTAGTTGTCAAGCAAGGAGACCCCCTGGAGTATAA aTTCTTCGCGTGCCTAATTGAGGACCGGTCCCAACACATGATGATGtctttaaaagaatttttagCAAAAATTTGTAAGTAG
- a CDS encoding actin depolymerizing factor, putative (encoded by transcript PVX_115030A) — protein MVSGVKVSDECIYEFNKLKVKHLHKYILFRIENCEEIIVDVLQQDSDLKSFEDIIMDIRNNLKATECRYIIADMPIHTPEGVLRNRIYFIFWSPDSAKAKEKMLYAASKESLVQKINGIFKSLEITCDIEEFEEELRAIILNT, from the exons atggTCTCGGGGGTCAAGGTGTCAGACGAATGCATCTACGAATTTAACAAGCTGAAAGTGAAGCACCTGCACAAGTACATACTTTTTCGGATCGAAAATTGCGAAGAAATCATTGTAGATGTGCTGCAGCAGGATTCAGATTTGAAGTCCTTCGAGGACATCATAATGGACATCAGAAATAATTTGAAGGCGACGGAATGTAGATACATCATCGCGG ACATGCCCATCCACACCCCCGAGGGCGTATTGCGGAACAGAATTTACTTCATCTTTTGGTCCCCCGATTCTGCCAAggcgaaggagaaaatgctCTACGCAGCATCCAAAGAATCGCTTGTTCAAAAAATCAACGGCATTTTCAAAAGCCTAGAAATCACATGCGACATAGAGGAGTTCGAGGAGGAGTTGCGGGCGATCATTCTAAACACCTGA